The Ictalurus punctatus breed USDA103 unplaced genomic scaffold, Coco_2.0 Super-Scaffold_100, whole genome shotgun sequence genome has a window encoding:
- the LOC128629725 gene encoding uncharacterized protein LOC128629725, translated as MIDMAQKRLKCSSDMETKKKRTENSPLSHDFFYDGNQSFSNDSHTPLNPYLTEAINRLNESLIPSHQVVSERPNQSPNHVVSTTTVTPNDIFSELNQCLLELHNNLNEHGHSVQIKTDLIDAVNQLNENLRSSEQSNTQNENPRRISSQTVSSTPVTSHDIFFELNQCLLELQNNLIEQRESLQINPCLIDVVNQINENMSLPPVQNIVSTPENAQEPSPLSSHDMIHELNQSLMRINDGLVNLIENPDNIAQNSENDNERNRPMENIQSPNTQDSQMENTHSPDTQDSQMEKSPDIQVEQEGDGLDPNIRIINRERFNNTEIRRRVNFSSIANVDSFADFYNYVLEILNSAIEIANN; from the coding sequence atgatagatatggcgcagaaacgactgaaatgcagttcggatatggagactaaaaaaaagagaaccgaaaattctccattatcgcatgatttcttttatgacggaaaccagagtttttcaaatgattcgcacacacccctgaacccatatttaactgaagcgatcaacAGGCTGAACGAAAGTTTAATACCGTCACACCAAGTCGttagtgagagacctaatcagagtccaaatCACGTCGTATCAACCACAACGGTAACGCCgaatgatatattttctgaattaaatcaatgtctgttagagttacataataacctaaatgaacacggtcattcagtacaaataaaaactgaTCTAATTgatgcagtcaatcagttgaatgaaaatttaagatcgtcagaacagagcaatactcaaaatgaaaaccccagaCGAATTTCCAGTCAAACTGTATCAAGTACGCCGGTCACGTCGCACGACATatttttcgaattaaatcaatgtctgttagagttacaaaataacctaatcgaacaaagagaatctttgcagataaatccatgtttaatagacgtggtgaatcaaatcaatgaaaatatgtcattacctcccgttcagaatatcgtctcgactccagaaaacgctcaggaacctagtccgttatcttctcatgatatgatacacgaacttaatcaaagtcttatgaggataaatgacggtcttgttaacttaatcgaaaaccctgacaatattgcacaaaattcgGAAAACGATAATGAACGCAACCGACCAATGGAAAACATACAATCACctaatacccaagattctcaaatggaaaacacacattcgcccgatacccaagattctcagATGGAAAAATCGCCCGATATCCAAGTAGAGCAAGagggtgatggattagatcctaatattagaataattaatcgggaaagattcaacaacactgagattaggagaagagtgaatttttcttctatcgcgaacgttgacagctttgcagatttttataattatgttttagagattttaaacagcgcgattgaaatcgctaacaattaa